A single genomic interval of Euwallacea similis isolate ESF13 chromosome 2, ESF131.1, whole genome shotgun sequence harbors:
- the LOC136419364 gene encoding tigger transposable element-derived protein 4-like has translation MSPPRKLKKYEISQRTLSTIIKNKSSILQFGAKINDQASFKRNRPRKTVNTALVKWIEAGRKQNLPISGPVLQQKTLNFAQQLGDKSFKASSGWLEKFKKRYGIVQKKICGESADVDEAHCNTWIQESLPALLAPYDEKDVFNADETGLFFKCLPDKTLSFKNEKCYGGKLRKSAKPRCFRGVTSLPLTYKSNKKAWMTADLFESWLLELEKYFLRQNRKVLLIIDNCPAHPQLNHKLRVIKLTFFPPNMTSKLQPLDQSIINCFKLHYRQRILKKILDSFESYCSIPKIDLLDCINIVANVWNVDVTQTTIHNCFRKAGFGIHNFYDQEDEIPLAQMKKLLLVLATRMSIKKYPMKATLMIFPGKNLKTFPSRNVKCI, from the exons ATGTCGCCGCCGCGGAAACTTAAAA AGTATGAAATATCGCAAAGAACGTTGTCtactattataaaaaataaatcgtccATTTTACAATTTGGCGCCAAAATTAATGACCAAGCTAGTTTCAAGCGAAATAGGCCTAGAAAAACTGTTAATACTGCTTTAGTAAAATGGATTGAAGCCGGTAGAAAACAGAATTTACCCATATCAGGCCCagttttacaacaaaaaactttaaattttgcacAACAATTAGgagataaaagttttaaagcaAGTTCAGGATggcttgaaaaatttaaaaaaag atatgGTATAGTGCAGAAAAAGATTTGCGGTGAAAGTGCAGATGTTGATGAAGCGCATTGTAATACCTGGATCCAAGAAAGTTTGCCAGCTCTTTTAGCTCCATATGATGAGAAAGACGTCTTTAACGCAGACGAAactggattattttttaaatgcttacCAGATAAAACGTTGTCCttcaaaaacgaaaagtgTTATGGAGGCAAACTAA GGAAAAGTGCCAAACCACGATGTTTTCGAGGTGTGACAAGCTTACCACTTACctataaaagtaataaaaaagcaTGGATGACTGCTGATCTGTTCGAATCGTGGCTTttggaattggaaaaatattttttacgtcAAAACCGAAAAGTTTTACTTATTATTGATAACTGCCCGGCGCATCCTCAGCTAAATCACAAATTAAGAGTCATCAAGTTAACTTTCTTTCCACCGAACATGACTTCCAAATTACAGCCTCTCGATCAAAGCATCATAAATTGTTTCAAGCTCCATTATAGACagaggattttgaaaaaaattttggacagTTTCGAAAGTTATTGTTCCATTCCTAAGATTGATCTTCTCGATTGCATTAATATTGTGGCCAACGTGTGGAATGTGGATGTCACCCAGACAACAATTCACAATTGTTTTAGAAAAGCTGGTTTTGGCATTCACAACTTTTATGACCAAGAGGATGAAATTCCATTAGCacaa ATGAAGAAATTGTTGCTAGTATTAGCAACTAGGATGAGCATCAAGAAATATCCAATGAAAGCGACACTGATGATATTCCCAGGAAAAAACCTTAAAACCTTTCCTTCACGAAATGTCAAATGCATTTGA
- the LOC136419363 gene encoding uncharacterized protein, with protein MPITPEQVVKLVTSVNDGRSKRYAARPIGISFTTERRALQKYEETGSAARRAGSGRPRKTTRRDDRVVRLQVLRNRFGTAVETRLQEINLKVRRPAKGPKLSRGHRTARRNFVATYGQWNIPE; from the exons atgcctATTACACCCGAACAAGTGGTGAAATTGGTTACTTCAGTGAATGATGGTCGTAGTAAACGATATGCTGCTCGTCCAATAGGAATTTCTTTTACCACAGAGCGTAGAGCTCTTCAAAAGTACGAAGAAACTGGAAGCGCAGCTCGAAGGGCGGGCTCTGGTCGCCCCCGAAAAACAACCCGTAGAGACGATCGCGTTGTGAGGTTACAGGTCTTACGTAATCGATTTGGCACTGCAGTAGAGAC ACGACTGCaggaaataaatcttaaaGTGAGAAGGCCTGCAAAAGGTCCTAAATTATCTCGAGGGCATCGCACAGCGAGAAGAAACTTTGTTGCAACCTATGGACAATGGAACATTCCAGAATGA